From Streptomyces sp. GSL17-111, one genomic window encodes:
- a CDS encoding ketoacyl-ACP synthase III family protein: MLFEDLYIAGLGACLPPRVSVRHAVEQGWYDAAEAESLEWESVAVAGDRPAPDLAVEAAREALARSGHAAEDVAVLLHASCHHQGPDLWSPQHYILRHTLGGTIPALEIRQGCNGFLAAMELAGNHLAAAPGRTAALITSADNWGDPLIDRWRATPGGLFGDAATAAVLSRRAGFARLVNVCATSLPELEELNRGGEPLFPAGCSTGVRVDLRERAATYQGEQDLVHAGRLMGETQRDLIARTIEEAGLTPDAVTRVAHQFVGDRQVLRRLLEPFGEDAVDRGVFDFGRALGHTGANDQTSGLYHLLTTGGVAPGDHVMLLGAGAGIAFSCAVVEIVDVPAWAGASDGSA, translated from the coding sequence TTGCTGTTCGAGGATCTCTACATCGCTGGTCTCGGTGCCTGCCTTCCCCCACGGGTGTCCGTGCGCCACGCCGTGGAGCAGGGCTGGTACGACGCGGCGGAGGCGGAGAGCCTGGAGTGGGAGTCGGTCGCCGTGGCCGGGGACCGTCCGGCTCCGGACCTGGCCGTCGAGGCCGCGCGGGAGGCGCTGGCGCGGTCCGGCCACGCGGCCGAGGACGTGGCCGTCCTGCTGCACGCCTCGTGCCACCACCAGGGACCGGATCTGTGGTCGCCGCAGCACTACATCCTGCGGCACACCCTCGGCGGCACGATCCCCGCCCTGGAGATCCGGCAGGGCTGCAACGGCTTCCTCGCCGCGATGGAGCTCGCGGGCAACCACCTCGCCGCAGCGCCGGGACGCACGGCGGCCCTGATCACCTCGGCGGACAACTGGGGGGACCCCCTGATCGACCGCTGGCGCGCCACGCCCGGCGGGCTGTTCGGTGACGCGGCGACGGCCGCCGTCCTCTCCCGCCGCGCGGGCTTCGCCCGGCTGGTCAACGTGTGCGCCACCTCGCTGCCCGAGTTGGAGGAGCTGAACCGCGGGGGCGAGCCCCTGTTCCCGGCGGGGTGCAGCACCGGCGTGCGGGTGGACCTGCGGGAGCGGGCGGCCACCTACCAGGGCGAGCAGGACCTCGTGCACGCCGGACGTCTGATGGGGGAGACCCAGCGCGACCTCATCGCGCGCACGATCGAGGAGGCCGGGCTCACGCCCGACGCCGTCACCCGCGTGGCGCACCAGTTCGTCGGGGACCGGCAGGTCCTGCGGCGGCTGCTGGAGCCGTTCGGCGAGGACGCCGTGGACCGGGGGGTGTTCGACTTCGGCCGAGCGCTGGGCCACACCGGCGCCAACGACCAGACCAGCGGCCTGTACCACCTCCTGACCACCGGCGGCGTCGCACCGGGCGACCATGTGATGCTGCTGGGCGCGGGCGCCGGCATCGCCTTCTCGTGCGCCGTCGTGGAGATCGTCGACGTGCCCGCGTGGGCGGGTGCCTCGGACGGTTCCGCGTGA
- a CDS encoding thioesterase II family protein gives MTVGTSALRDASERWVLRPVESTGPPGRGRAAPLLRLVCVPYAGGGAAAFHGWSRELLPAIEPWTLRLPGREARRQEPLPTDLVAVARDAARALASLLTPPFALFGHSLGAFLAFETARALRDTWGMEPALLAVSARNAPQEPTYRGTIHQLPDEEYLEVLDRRYGAIPPIIREDAGMRALYLPILRADTALLETYRYVEGSPLSCPIAAYGGTEDPESSHASLARWGHQTTAGCTTSLLPGGHFFLQTQRARLLESLREEALRSLVP, from the coding sequence GTGACCGTGGGCACGTCCGCGCTCCGGGACGCGTCCGAGCGGTGGGTCCTGCGGCCCGTGGAGTCCACCGGCCCGCCGGGCCGTGGGCGGGCCGCCCCGCTGCTGCGGCTGGTCTGCGTGCCCTACGCCGGGGGCGGCGCGGCCGCCTTCCACGGCTGGTCGCGGGAGCTGCTCCCGGCCATCGAGCCGTGGACGCTCCGGCTCCCGGGCCGGGAGGCGCGTCGGCAGGAGCCCCTGCCGACGGACCTGGTGGCCGTGGCGCGGGACGCGGCGCGGGCCCTGGCCTCGCTGCTCACACCGCCGTTCGCGCTGTTCGGGCACAGCCTGGGGGCCTTCCTGGCGTTCGAGACGGCGCGCGCGCTGCGCGACACGTGGGGCATGGAGCCGGCGCTGCTGGCGGTCTCCGCGCGCAACGCACCGCAGGAACCCACGTACCGGGGCACGATCCACCAACTGCCCGACGAGGAGTACCTGGAGGTGCTGGACCGCCGCTACGGGGCCATCCCCCCGATCATCCGCGAGGACGCGGGGATGCGGGCCCTGTACCTGCCCATCCTGCGGGCGGACACCGCCCTGCTGGAGACCTACCGGTACGTGGAGGGCTCGCCGTTGAGCTGTCCCATCGCGGCCTACGGCGGCACCGAGGACCCGGAGTCCTCGCACGCCTCGCTGGCCCGGTGGGGCCACCAGACGACGGCCGGGTGCACCACGAGCCTGCTGCCCGGCGGGCACTTCTTCCTCCAGACCCAGCGGGCCCGGCTGCTCGAGAGCCTGCGGGAGGAGGCGCTGCGCTCGCTGGTGCCCTGA
- a CDS encoding MupA/Atu3671 family FMN-dependent luciferase-like monooxygenase, producing the protein MDFSVYFFSANDRHDFGERYRFILDVARFIDRHGFTAIWTPERHFQEFGGSFPNPAVLSAALAVATDHLRIRAGSVVLPHHHPVRVVEEWALVDQLSGGRAGVCVATGWHQGDFVFYPEHYEGRREYTLDHVATLRSLWRGETVAFPGPGGRDLDVRTYPRPRQPELPLWLVHTSNPQTWIEAGSRDLNVLSLLTSWEKLEENIASYRTARERAGHDPHGGVVTVGMHTFVGEDEQAVRDLVHEPVKRYLASFMTQKRADEAVGGAKRDSGAAEQDKVAELMAEDYYARRSLLGTPDKCAATVERLRSIGVDEVACLVDFGLPFQTVLDALPALDALRRRCAPAEDRTPAPAEAPAEAPAGTPATAAPLNWYYDRS; encoded by the coding sequence ATGGACTTCAGCGTCTACTTCTTCTCCGCCAACGACCGCCACGACTTCGGGGAGCGCTACCGCTTCATCCTCGACGTGGCCCGGTTCATCGACCGCCACGGCTTCACGGCGATCTGGACCCCCGAGCGGCACTTCCAGGAGTTCGGCGGGAGCTTCCCCAACCCGGCCGTGCTGTCCGCCGCGCTCGCCGTCGCCACCGACCACCTGCGCATCCGGGCGGGCAGCGTCGTCCTGCCCCACCACCACCCCGTCCGCGTCGTGGAGGAGTGGGCGCTCGTCGACCAGCTCTCCGGCGGACGGGCGGGGGTGTGTGTGGCCACCGGCTGGCACCAGGGCGACTTCGTCTTCTACCCCGAACACTACGAGGGGCGCCGGGAGTACACCCTCGACCACGTCGCCACGCTCCGCTCGCTGTGGCGCGGTGAGACCGTGGCCTTCCCGGGCCCGGGCGGGCGCGACCTGGACGTGCGGACCTACCCCCGGCCCCGGCAGCCCGAACTGCCGCTGTGGCTCGTGCACACCTCCAACCCCCAGACGTGGATCGAGGCCGGGAGCCGCGACCTCAACGTCCTCTCCCTGCTCACCAGCTGGGAGAAGCTGGAGGAGAACATCGCCTCCTACCGCACGGCACGGGAGCGGGCCGGCCACGACCCGCACGGCGGCGTGGTCACGGTCGGCATGCACACGTTCGTCGGCGAGGACGAGCAGGCCGTACGGGACCTCGTGCACGAACCGGTCAAGCGGTACCTGGCCTCGTTCATGACCCAGAAGCGCGCCGACGAGGCGGTCGGTGGCGCCAAGCGCGACTCCGGGGCCGCCGAACAGGACAAGGTCGCCGAGCTGATGGCCGAGGACTACTACGCGCGCCGCTCGCTGCTGGGGACGCCCGACAAGTGCGCGGCGACCGTGGAGCGGCTGCGCTCGATCGGGGTCGACGAGGTGGCCTGCCTCGTCGACTTCGGCCTGCCCTTCCAGACCGTCCTCGACGCCCTCCCCGCACTCGACGCACTCCGCCGCCGCTGCGCGCCCGCCGAGGACCGGACGCCCGCCCCCGCCGAAGCCCCGGCCGAAGCCCCCGCCGGAACCCCGGCCACCGCGGCCCCGTTGAACTGGTACTACGACCGCTCATGA
- a CDS encoding flavodoxin domain-containing protein, protein MTTLVGFASAHGSTAEIAERVGAGLRARHVEVDVRAVAEVGDPSRYTAFVLGSAVHDMAWLPQATDFVAAHEDLLVTRPVWVFSVGMPAALRGPWKAFAPREEQHVVGELLARLRPRGHALFSGVVAEDHLPPAGRAIFRAMGLRFGDYRDWGAIDAFAEDVARVLAPAPPPGTPPEGGAGRGTPP, encoded by the coding sequence ATGACGACTCTGGTGGGTTTCGCCAGTGCCCACGGCTCGACGGCCGAGATCGCCGAACGCGTCGGCGCGGGGCTGCGGGCCCGGCACGTCGAGGTCGACGTGCGGGCCGTTGCGGAGGTCGGCGATCCGTCGCGGTACACGGCGTTCGTCCTGGGCAGCGCGGTGCACGACATGGCCTGGCTGCCGCAGGCGACGGACTTCGTCGCGGCGCACGAGGACCTGCTCGTCACGCGCCCGGTGTGGGTCTTCAGCGTGGGCATGCCGGCGGCGTTGCGCGGCCCCTGGAAGGCCTTCGCCCCGCGTGAGGAGCAGCACGTGGTGGGCGAGCTGCTGGCGCGGCTGCGGCCCCGTGGGCACGCCCTCTTCTCCGGTGTGGTGGCCGAGGACCACCTGCCCCCGGCGGGCCGGGCGATCTTCCGGGCGATGGGCCTGCGCTTCGGCGACTACCGCGACTGGGGCGCGATCGACGCCTTCGCGGAGGACGTAGCCCGGGTGCTGGCCCCCGCGCCCCCGCCGGGGACGCCGCCGGAGGGTGGGGCGGGCCGGGGGACGCCACCGTGA